TCAGGCGATGGAGCGCATGCGGCAGGTCCAGGCGGCCTCAGGCGATGCTTGGCTCGACCTTGTGCGCGGTGCTGACGACGCTTGGGCGAAGATGCGCGAGGCTTTCGAGAAGGCGCGCTCCCACTTCAACAAGTAGCCTGCAGGCGCGGAACCATCTCCCGGCGGGAAGCATCAGTCCGTCACCGCGCCTTTGCTCGCGCTGGATACGAGCTTCGCGTACTTCGCGAGCACGCCGCGGGTGTAGCGCGGTTGCGGCGGCTGCCAGGCGGCGCGGCGCTTGGCAAGCTCGGCCTCCGGCACGTTGAGCTGCAGCAGGTGCTGGTGAGCATCAATCGTAATCGAATCGCCTTCTTTCACTAAGGCCAGGGTCCCGCCGACGAAAGCTTCGGGGGCAATGTGTCCTACCACCATTCCCCAAGTGCCGCCGGAGAAACGGCCGTCGGTAATCAGCCCGACCTTGTCGCCTAGGCCTTTGCCGATAATGGCCGAGGTTGGGGCTAGCATTTCACGCATTCCAGGACCGCCCTTGGGACCCTCGTAGCGGATCACCAGCACGTCGCCCGGCTTGATTTTGTCGCCGAGTATGGCCTGCAACGCCGCTTCTTCCGAATCAAACACGCGGGCCGGACCGGTGATCACCAGATTTTTTAGGCCGGTGGTTTTGGCAACGCAGCCTTCGGTGGCGAGGTTGCCCCTCAGAATCGCCAGATGCCCGTGCGGGTATAGCGGGTTGCCCCACTGCCGGATGACATCCTGATTTTTCGCCGGACTGTCGGGAACGTCTTTGAGATTTTCCGCGACCGTTTTGCCGGTGATGGTTAGGCAATCGCCGTGAATCAACCCGTGGTTGAGCAACATCTTCATCACCTGTGGCACGCCGCCGGCTTGGTGCAGATCGGTGGCCACGTACTTGCCCGAGGGCTTCATGTCGCACAGCACTGGCGTGCGGACGCGCACGCGCTCGAAGTCGTCAAGCGTCCATTCGACCTGCGCGGCGTGGGCGATAGCGAGCCAATGCAGAACGGCATTGGTCGAGCCGCCGGTCGCCATGACCACCGCAATCGCATTCTCGATGGATTTGCGGGTGATGATTTGCCGCGGAAGGGTCTGCTTTTTAATCGCCTCGACCAGCGCGTGCGCCGATAGCGCCGCGCTCTCCGCTTTTTCAGCGTCTTCCGCCGCCATGGTGGAGGAGTAAGGCAGGCTCATGCCGGCCGCTTCGATGCTGGTGGACATGGTGTTGGCGGTAAACATGCCGCCGCAGGAGCCCGCGCCCGGGCAGGAGCGGTGCTCGATTTCCCTGAAGTCCTCGCGGCTCAAGCGGCCGGCGGTGAATTCGCCCACTGCCTCGAAGGCGGAAACGATGGTCAGGTCCTTGCCCTTGTAGTGGCCGGGCTTGATGGTGCCGCCGTAGACGAAAATCGAAGGGATGTTCATGCGCGCCATCGCCATCAAAGCCCCCGGCATGTTCTTGTCGCAGCCGCCGATGGCCAGCACGCCGTCCATCCATTCCGCCTGCACCGCGGTCTCAATCGAGTCGGCGATCACCTCGCGCGAGACCAGTGAATATTTCATGCCTTCGGTGCCCATGGAAATGCCGTCGGACACGGTGATGGTGCCGAATACCTGCGGATTAGCACCCGCCGTCTTGAGCTCCGCTTCGGCGCGGGTTGCCAGAACATTCAAGCCGGCGTTGCAAGGCGTGATGGTGCTGTAGGCGTTGGCAACGCCGACCATGGGCTTGCCGAAATCCTCGTCACGGTAGCCCATTGCGTAATACATCGAGCGGTTCGGCGCGCGCGCGTCGCCCTCGGTAACGGTTTTGCTGCGCTGGTTGTAAGGCATAGGCATCTCTCGAAAAGCGGTCGGGGAACAGGCGTATTTACGTATAATCCCGATTTTAGCGGAAATGCCTGGAACAACCTATCCATAAAATGCTCGTACACCCGCAATTTGATCCGGTTGCGCTGCATCTCGGCCCGTTGGCGATCCGCTGGTACGGGCTGATGTACCTCCTCGGCTTTATCGCGGGGCTGATGCTGGGGCGTCATCGCATCAAGACCCAACCGCAATCCGGCTGGACTTATCAACAACTCGATGACGCGCTGTTTTACATCGTGCTCGGCGTGAT
This genomic interval from Burkholderiales bacterium contains the following:
- the ilvD gene encoding dihydroxy-acid dehydratase; its protein translation is MPYNQRSKTVTEGDARAPNRSMYYAMGYRDEDFGKPMVGVANAYSTITPCNAGLNVLATRAEAELKTAGANPQVFGTITVSDGISMGTEGMKYSLVSREVIADSIETAVQAEWMDGVLAIGGCDKNMPGALMAMARMNIPSIFVYGGTIKPGHYKGKDLTIVSAFEAVGEFTAGRLSREDFREIEHRSCPGAGSCGGMFTANTMSTSIEAAGMSLPYSSTMAAEDAEKAESAALSAHALVEAIKKQTLPRQIITRKSIENAIAVVMATGGSTNAVLHWLAIAHAAQVEWTLDDFERVRVRTPVLCDMKPSGKYVATDLHQAGGVPQVMKMLLNHGLIHGDCLTITGKTVAENLKDVPDSPAKNQDVIRQWGNPLYPHGHLAILRGNLATEGCVAKTTGLKNLVITGPARVFDSEEAALQAILGDKIKPGDVLVIRYEGPKGGPGMREMLAPTSAIIGKGLGDKVGLITDGRFSGGTWGMVVGHIAPEAFVGGTLALVKEGDSITIDAHQHLLQLNVPEAELAKRRAAWQPPQPRYTRGVLAKYAKLVSSASKGAVTD